From the genome of Candidatus Electrothrix communis, one region includes:
- a CDS encoding type II toxin-antitoxin system ParD family antitoxin — protein sequence MNVSLTPELDRLVKKKVATGMYNSASEVVREALRFFQFHDDLQQQKLEMLKSEINKGLNSLDAGKGVEMTDDLFDGIKQQGRTALQDRINE from the coding sequence ATGAATGTTTCACTTACCCCCGAACTCGACAGGCTTGTCAAAAAGAAAGTAGCAACAGGGATGTATAACTCCGCCAGTGAAGTGGTCCGGGAGGCGTTGCGTTTTTTTCAATTTCATGATGACCTGCAACAGCAAAAACTTGAAATGTTGAAGTCAGAGATCAATAAAGGTCTAAACTCTCTCGATGCAGGAAAAGGGGTGGAGATGACAGACGATCTTTTCGACGGCATCAAGCAGCAGGGAAGAACTGCTTTACAAGACCGGATAAATGAATAA
- a CDS encoding type II toxin-antitoxin system RelE/ParE family toxin, whose product MNKVIFSPEAVKDLETIWLYIAQDSLDRADNFVDTLRYFCREDLALSPKIGSKRDYLSKDLLALPFKKYMIYYRCRSAQVEIVRVLHGSRDMGAIFNRSE is encoded by the coding sequence ATGAATAAGGTAATTTTCTCGCCGGAAGCTGTAAAAGACCTTGAAACTATATGGTTATATATTGCTCAGGACAGTCTTGACAGGGCGGATAATTTCGTTGATACATTACGATATTTTTGCAGAGAAGATCTTGCCTTATCCCCCAAGATTGGGAGTAAACGGGATTATTTGAGCAAGGATTTGCTCGCCCTTCCCTTTAAAAAATACATGATTTATTACCGTTGCAGATCTGCACAAGTGGAGATTGTAAGAGTATTACACGGTTCCAGAGACATGGGGGCTATTTTTAATCGGTCAGAATAA
- a CDS encoding type II toxin-antitoxin system Phd/YefM family antitoxin produces MQQINIHKAKTQFSKLIAIVEKGDEVIIARYGEPVARLVPFQKKNTPRKPGSAKGKFTVPQDFFEPLPDDIIDAFEQ; encoded by the coding sequence ATGCAGCAGATAAATATTCACAAGGCAAAAACACAATTTTCCAAACTGATCGCCATTGTCGAAAAGGGAGATGAAGTTATCATTGCCCGTTACGGTGAACCCGTAGCACGGCTTGTTCCCTTTCAAAAAAAGAATACTCCCCGCAAACCCGGCTCCGCTAAAGGAAAATTCACCGTTCCTCAGGATTTTTTTGAACCACTTCCCGATGATATTATAGATGCTTTTGAACAATGA
- a CDS encoding type II toxin-antitoxin system VapC family toxin: MNILLDTHAFLWWITDDAQLSETARRLIKDNGNTLYWSAASSWEVGIKYALGRLPLPDAPEIFLAQELAGNQIESLPITDRYAFQAGRLPRHHKDPFDRMLIAQAMTDSLTLLSCDSFFDLYDVQVMW; the protein is encoded by the coding sequence ATGAATATACTCTTGGACACCCATGCCTTTCTGTGGTGGATCACAGATGACGCGCAACTTTCAGAAACCGCCCGAAGGCTCATAAAAGACAACGGGAATACCTTGTATTGGAGTGCCGCAAGCTCATGGGAAGTCGGCATTAAATATGCCTTGGGACGGCTCCCGCTGCCAGATGCACCGGAAATATTTCTGGCGCAGGAACTTGCAGGAAATCAGATTGAGTCTCTTCCCATAACCGACAGATACGCTTTTCAAGCAGGCCGACTTCCCCGGCATCACAAAGACCCGTTCGACCGGATGTTGATTGCTCAAGCCATGACGGACTCACTGACTCTGCTGTCGTGCGATTCTTTTTTTGATCTTTATGATGTTCAGGTGATGTGGTGA
- a CDS encoding addiction module protein — MNTESIFNLSPSEKLQLVEDLWDDLAAEPSDVPIHEWQAKELNRRRENLINNPASSLTWEDIKAKVRGHHGR; from the coding sequence ATGAACACAGAATCCATTTTTAACCTGAGTCCGTCGGAAAAACTTCAGCTGGTGGAAGATCTCTGGGATGATCTTGCCGCTGAACCATCTGACGTGCCGATCCATGAATGGCAGGCTAAGGAGCTGAATCGCCGCCGGGAAAATTTAATAAACAACCCCGCCTCCTCTCTTACATGGGAAGATATAAAAGCGAAGGTCAGGGGACATCATGGCCGTTGA
- a CDS encoding type II toxin-antitoxin system RelE/ParE family toxin, with protein MAVELVFAPEVELDIEDAYQWYEDRRVGLGEEFLSCVEAGIQFICRLPELHAKVTGDCRRVLLRRFPYAIFYEYRKNTVTVYSVFHTSQHPEKWKRRLLQ; from the coding sequence ATGGCCGTTGAGCTTGTGTTTGCTCCTGAAGTTGAGCTGGATATTGAGGACGCTTATCAATGGTATGAGGACAGAAGAGTCGGTTTAGGCGAGGAGTTCCTCAGTTGCGTCGAAGCAGGAATACAGTTTATCTGCCGCCTACCTGAACTGCATGCCAAAGTAACCGGAGACTGCCGAAGGGTACTGCTCAGGCGATTTCCCTACGCGATATTTTACGAATACAGAAAGAACACAGTAACGGTGTACAGTGTTTTTCACACCTCCCAACATCCTGAAAAATGGAAAAGACGTCTGCTTCAATAG
- a CDS encoding DUF2442 domain-containing protein: MTSASKTPWKKAVGAKPHQGYRLHVMMEDDEALDLDLTPLITQRESFWRLKNFRYFKKVAIDPLGGLCWPGGEDIAPTRIPYYAVGKRGRRRKVTTEMT, from the coding sequence ATGACCTCAGCAAGTAAGACACCTTGGAAAAAAGCGGTCGGCGCAAAGCCGCATCAGGGATATCGGCTGCATGTGATGATGGAGGATGACGAAGCATTGGATTTGGATCTGACCCCTCTGATTACACAGCGTGAGTCTTTTTGGCGACTGAAGAATTTTAGGTATTTCAAGAAAGTCGCTATTGATCCTCTGGGCGGTTTATGCTGGCCCGGTGGTGAGGATATTGCTCCGACCAGAATTCCGTATTATGCTGTTGGAAAAAGGGGCCGTCGCCGGAAGGTTACCACCGAGATGACATGA
- a CDS encoding DUF4160 domain-containing protein, giving the protein MPRIAFFFGISIYMYMDDHGVPHCHGVYGDYAGSFSLENGERIAGEMPPKQERKIKEFISANREDLMEAWHDLSK; this is encoded by the coding sequence ATGCCCAGAATCGCATTTTTTTTTGGAATTTCGATTTATATGTATATGGACGACCACGGTGTTCCTCACTGTCACGGAGTTTACGGTGATTATGCCGGGTCTTTCAGTTTGGAAAACGGAGAACGAATTGCCGGAGAAATGCCACCCAAACAGGAAAGAAAAATCAAAGAATTCATCTCGGCGAACAGAGAAGATTTAATGGAGGCATGGCATGACCTCAGCAAGTAA
- a CDS encoding Txe/YoeB family addiction module toxin codes for MSAHSLEFDPSAFEDLTWWIEKDRKKSLRIMKLVKEVQINPFQGTGKPEPLKHELSGCWSRRIDKEHRLVYEVQEDKIRILACRYHY; via the coding sequence ATGTCTGCACACAGCTTGGAATTTGATCCGTCAGCTTTTGAGGATCTGACGTGGTGGATTGAAAAGGACCGGAAAAAATCCTTGCGGATCATGAAGCTGGTCAAAGAGGTTCAGATAAATCCTTTTCAGGGAACCGGTAAGCCGGAACCGCTGAAACATGAGCTGTCCGGTTGCTGGTCTCGCAGGATTGACAAAGAGCATCGTCTGGTTTACGAAGTGCAGGAAGATAAAATCAGAATCCTTGCCTGCCGCTACCACTATTAA
- a CDS encoding DUF1161 domain-containing protein encodes MNYPGPFMERNKMKSVVVFCVIILSSGQATAAIKDCEELKSEIAAKLVAAGVASFVLDIVDKDRTGPGRILGRCQGGTKRIVRRMSVPTSAPGGRQVDTPPRRSSSFASGIKNCEELKFEIATKLTTAGISPAVLTIVDRNWAGAGKIVGSCEDGTKRIVRTPVVDSAFGIELAYAKRLPVNVASVSLAYGIKDCGELKSEIAAKLVAAGVRSFHLSIVNKDRAGGGKIVGSCENGTKRIIRRK; translated from the coding sequence ATGAACTATCCCGGTCCGTTCATGGAGAGGAACAAGATGAAGAGCGTTGTTGTGTTTTGTGTGATCATATTGAGCTCGGGGCAGGCTACCGCTGCTATTAAAGACTGTGAGGAACTGAAGTCTGAGATAGCTGCTAAGCTTGTCGCCGCAGGCGTGGCCTCATTTGTTCTTGATATTGTGGATAAGGATCGGACAGGTCCCGGAAGAATACTAGGCCGCTGTCAGGGAGGAACCAAGAGGATAGTGCGCCGTATGTCGGTACCCACTTCTGCGCCTGGGGGCAGGCAGGTAGATACACCCCCTCGTCGCTCCTCATCATTTGCAAGCGGTATTAAAAATTGTGAAGAGCTGAAGTTCGAGATAGCTACCAAGCTGACCACCGCAGGTATATCTCCGGCTGTTCTTACTATTGTCGATAGAAACTGGGCTGGTGCCGGAAAAATAGTAGGCAGCTGCGAGGATGGAACAAAGAGGATAGTGCGTACTCCCGTAGTCGATAGCGCGTTCGGAATTGAGCTGGCATATGCGAAGAGGTTGCCAGTAAATGTCGCCTCCGTATCACTTGCATATGGTATCAAGGACTGCGGGGAGCTGAAGTCCGAGATAGCTGCAAAGCTTGTCGCCGCAGGCGTACGCTCGTTTCATCTTTCCATTGTGAATAAGGACAGGGCAGGTGGTGGAAAGATAGTGGGGAGCTGCGAGAACGGAACAAAGAGGATTATCCGCCGGAAATAG
- the murA gene encoding UDP-N-acetylglucosamine 1-carboxyvinyltransferase has translation MDKIRINGGHPLRGSIKVSGAKNAALPLLAATLLTPGTHTLHNVPDLRDTRTMLMLLQTLGATWKRSDGSVQINTTDLTGAEAPYDLVKTMRASVLVLGPLLTRTGRARVSLPGGCAIGARPINFHLRGFEQLGAVTHLESGYVEARVEETLTGNTIYFDIPSVTGTENVLMASVKASGTTLIRNAAKEPEVGNLIDMLTAMGARIEGRDTDCLTVTGVTTLQATEATIIPDRIEAGTYAIAVGATGGELEITDCDPSHLPVLIEKLRAVGMTIEAKKSSIIASCPINELGQRCPLQAVDITTMPYPGFPTDLQAQFMALMIQCSGTSIIHETIFENRFMHVAELQRLGAKINIDGATAVVNGIARNKLIGAPMMATDLRASASLVIAGLSASGTTEISRIYHLERGYENMVEKLRQVGAEIEQIAG, from the coding sequence ATGGATAAGATACGAATCAACGGCGGACACCCTTTACGAGGAAGCATCAAGGTCAGCGGCGCAAAAAATGCAGCCCTGCCTCTGCTGGCAGCTACCCTGCTGACTCCTGGGACCCATACCCTCCACAACGTCCCGGACCTCCGCGACACCCGGACCATGCTCATGCTTCTCCAGACCTTAGGAGCAACATGGAAACGGTCCGACGGTTCCGTGCAGATCAATACAACCGATCTTACCGGAGCGGAAGCTCCCTACGATCTGGTCAAAACCATGCGAGCTTCGGTTCTGGTCCTCGGTCCGTTGCTCACCCGGACAGGCCGGGCTCGGGTCTCTCTGCCCGGCGGCTGCGCCATCGGTGCCCGGCCCATCAATTTCCATTTACGCGGTTTTGAGCAGCTCGGCGCAGTCACGCATCTTGAAAGCGGCTACGTGGAAGCACGGGTTGAGGAAACCTTGACCGGCAACACGATTTATTTTGATATCCCTTCCGTCACCGGAACAGAAAATGTGCTCATGGCCTCAGTCAAGGCAAGCGGCACAACGCTTATCCGCAATGCGGCCAAAGAACCTGAGGTGGGCAATCTCATTGATATGCTCACAGCAATGGGAGCAAGGATTGAAGGCCGGGACACGGATTGTCTTACAGTGACCGGCGTTACCACGTTACAGGCCACCGAGGCAACGATTATCCCGGATCGCATTGAGGCAGGCACCTATGCCATAGCGGTCGGAGCCACTGGCGGAGAACTGGAAATCACTGACTGTGACCCCTCTCACCTGCCGGTCCTCATAGAAAAACTCCGGGCTGTTGGCATGACAATAGAGGCAAAGAAAAGCAGTATCATCGCCTCTTGCCCTATCAATGAACTGGGGCAACGCTGTCCTTTACAGGCTGTTGATATCACCACCATGCCCTACCCCGGATTTCCCACCGATCTCCAGGCCCAATTCATGGCCCTGATGATCCAATGCAGCGGAACTTCTATTATCCATGAAACAATCTTTGAAAATCGTTTCATGCATGTTGCCGAACTGCAACGTCTAGGGGCAAAAATTAATATTGATGGGGCTACAGCTGTTGTCAACGGGATCGCCCGCAACAAACTCATTGGGGCACCTATGATGGCCACAGATCTGCGGGCCTCGGCCTCTCTTGTCATTGCAGGCCTGTCTGCATCAGGTACAACTGAAATATCTAGAATATATCATCTTGAACGAGGATATGAAAATATGGTGGAGAAACTCCGCCAGGTTGGTGCCGAGATAGAGCAAATTGCTGGCTAA
- a CDS encoding ATP-binding protein: protein MSINKLINELKPIRDSKEQLRRHLVWMIMTRVILFTLLIAVTVVLQSLGRNVILPPNAVTMAFLSVVFIFSIGSAGLLQTRTSHLPRFGLIQVLSDTVFSALLVLGTGCSQSIFRPIFIFPVLIGGLNLNRIGGLLAATASSVLYGAILLCEYLEYIPPFYSHTNYIPPDYFLDVVNKFAVYVVLFFAIGVSGSVVAARLRKTEEALSRTSVQFDRLNILYKQVFDDINTGIITVDGRNLVTSCNMAFEKITGFSAEKIIGLPFDVFFPAIILTEHDESKQTVNLARQDGGSTRVRFTLAQLHLPPDPEVQGDRDDARCKVITIQDISVLEKMEQQVRDSEKMATIGELSSGIAHDFRNPLAAISGSAQILSVHTRERQKESDDPIISTNRHLTDIILRESDRMEKTINDFLQFAHPKELVPEWFNLKRVVADAVRQIQGKKSRYPGCTIVADIPSNLDCWGDRQQVQIVLAHLLENSCFASKDGAEPIIVRVEEEQKEQVDLCIAVIDKGTGITDRIRDKVFTPFVSGRENSAGLGLAIVQQFIEQHGGTVTLLEPEEGCIVEIRLPLPALTEDEEEIG from the coding sequence ATGTCTATAAATAAACTTATCAACGAGTTGAAACCCATACGGGACTCAAAAGAACAGCTGCGTCGCCACCTGGTCTGGATGATTATGACAAGGGTGATACTTTTTACTCTGCTGATCGCGGTGACGGTGGTCCTGCAGAGTTTGGGGCGTAATGTTATTCTGCCTCCCAATGCTGTGACCATGGCTTTTCTTTCTGTGGTGTTTATCTTTTCCATCGGATCTGCTGGACTTTTGCAGACAAGAACCAGTCATCTGCCCCGTTTCGGGCTTATTCAGGTTCTTTCAGATACGGTATTTTCTGCTTTATTGGTGCTGGGCACTGGGTGCAGTCAGTCTATCTTCAGGCCGATTTTTATCTTTCCTGTCCTTATCGGAGGATTGAATCTGAATCGGATCGGCGGACTTTTGGCGGCCACAGCTTCTTCTGTTTTATACGGGGCGATTCTTCTCTGCGAGTATTTGGAATATATTCCTCCCTTTTATTCTCATACCAATTATATTCCACCGGATTATTTTCTTGATGTTGTAAATAAATTTGCGGTTTACGTGGTTCTTTTTTTTGCTATCGGGGTATCGGGCAGTGTTGTCGCTGCAAGGCTGCGCAAGACTGAAGAAGCGCTTTCCAGAACCTCTGTGCAATTTGATCGCCTTAATATTCTCTATAAACAGGTTTTTGATGATATTAATACCGGTATCATCACTGTTGACGGCAGAAATTTAGTCACTTCATGCAATATGGCCTTTGAAAAGATAACAGGATTTTCTGCTGAAAAGATAATCGGCCTTCCTTTTGATGTTTTTTTTCCGGCAATTATTCTCACGGAACATGACGAAAGCAAGCAGACGGTTAATCTTGCACGACAGGACGGTGGTTCTACCCGGGTCAGGTTTACCTTGGCGCAGTTGCATCTTCCTCCTGACCCTGAAGTACAAGGTGACCGGGATGATGCACGCTGTAAGGTGATCACCATTCAGGATATCAGCGTATTGGAAAAGATGGAGCAACAGGTCAGAGACAGTGAAAAAATGGCCACCATCGGTGAATTGAGCAGTGGTATTGCCCATGATTTTCGTAATCCCTTGGCAGCTATTTCTGGATCTGCTCAGATTTTAAGTGTCCATACCAGAGAGCGGCAGAAAGAGTCTGACGATCCGATCATCAGCACCAACCGGCATCTGACAGATATTATCCTGCGGGAATCAGATAGGATGGAGAAGACGATTAATGATTTTCTTCAATTTGCACATCCCAAAGAGCTGGTACCGGAGTGGTTTAATCTGAAACGGGTGGTTGCCGATGCTGTTCGGCAAATACAGGGAAAGAAATCCCGTTATCCTGGATGTACCATAGTAGCTGATATTCCATCTAATCTCGACTGCTGGGGAGACAGGCAGCAGGTGCAGATTGTTTTAGCGCATCTCCTGGAAAACAGCTGTTTTGCCTCAAAAGATGGTGCAGAGCCCATTATTGTCCGGGTTGAAGAAGAGCAGAAAGAACAGGTTGATCTCTGTATTGCGGTCATTGATAAGGGGACGGGGATAACTGATAGGATCCGTGATAAGGTGTTCACCCCTTTTGTTTCCGGTCGGGAGAACAGTGCCGGGCTTGGTTTGGCCATTGTCCAACAGTTTATTGAACAGCACGGCGGTACAGTGACGCTTTTGGAACCAGAAGAGGGCTGTATTGTCGAAATACGGCTACCTCTCCCGGCTTTAACTGAGGATGAAGAAGAAATAGGTTGA
- a CDS encoding sigma-54 dependent transcriptional regulator: MPRILIVDDELSMRDFLKILFENEGYEVSVAANAATALDVAVKDPFDVVITDIRMPGMNGLELLAELKQHFPDLPVIMITAYASPDDAVQAMRQGAFDYITKPFHVDELKNVIRTAVQRKASAEKNEAGESFAGIIGSSPEMLRIFDLIRRVAPTPASVLIYGESGTGKELVAKAIHEHSKVVGNSFVPITCSAIPESLLESELFGHVKGSFTGAVADKPGLFQQADSGTAFLDEIGELTPIIQTKLLRVLQEREFMPVGSTKTKQVNVRIISATNRNLEDEIMEKRFREDLFYRLAVVPIRVPPLRERKGDVPLLVDYFLKKYSELFGKEIQTISSYGLEVLMDYNFPGNVRELENIIERGVALEASNIILPESLILSRKEKVGSQKEPLFVGAQDERELFDRGMEDILIDLETRMIRHALDAAEGSKMRAAELLKVSFRSLRYKTKKYEID, from the coding sequence ATGCCCCGTATTCTTATTGTAGATGACGAGTTAAGTATGCGTGATTTTCTCAAAATTTTGTTTGAGAATGAGGGCTACGAAGTTTCTGTCGCGGCGAATGCTGCCACGGCGTTGGACGTTGCTGTGAAAGATCCGTTTGATGTTGTTATTACGGACATTCGTATGCCCGGCATGAACGGCCTTGAACTGCTGGCAGAGTTAAAACAGCATTTTCCCGATTTGCCGGTGATTATGATCACTGCGTATGCCTCGCCCGATGATGCTGTGCAGGCAATGAGGCAGGGTGCCTTTGATTATATTACCAAGCCGTTTCATGTTGATGAGCTGAAGAATGTTATCAGAACGGCGGTTCAACGCAAGGCATCAGCGGAGAAGAATGAGGCAGGGGAAAGCTTTGCAGGAATCATCGGTTCTAGCCCGGAAATGTTGCGAATTTTTGATCTAATCCGACGAGTAGCTCCTACCCCAGCTAGTGTGCTTATCTATGGTGAATCCGGAACCGGGAAGGAACTGGTTGCCAAGGCCATTCATGAGCATTCCAAGGTTGTTGGAAATTCTTTTGTTCCGATCACATGCAGTGCAATACCGGAAAGTCTCCTTGAAAGCGAACTCTTCGGCCATGTCAAAGGCTCCTTTACAGGCGCTGTGGCTGATAAACCTGGGCTTTTTCAGCAGGCTGATTCAGGCACGGCCTTTCTTGATGAAATCGGCGAGCTTACGCCGATAATCCAGACCAAGCTCTTACGGGTGCTTCAGGAGCGTGAGTTCATGCCGGTGGGGTCGACAAAGACAAAGCAGGTTAATGTCCGCATCATTTCTGCAACCAATCGGAATCTGGAAGACGAGATCATGGAGAAACGCTTCCGAGAGGATCTCTTCTACCGTCTGGCTGTTGTACCGATTCGGGTACCACCGCTCAGAGAGCGCAAAGGGGATGTTCCTTTGCTGGTAGATTATTTCCTGAAAAAATATTCCGAACTGTTCGGCAAAGAAATACAAACCATTTCTTCATACGGTCTGGAAGTTCTGATGGACTACAACTTCCCAGGCAATGTGCGGGAACTTGAAAACATCATTGAGCGCGGGGTGGCCCTTGAAGCCTCTAATATTATTCTTCCAGAAAGCCTTATACTTTCCCGGAAGGAGAAAGTAGGTTCACAGAAAGAACCTTTATTTGTCGGGGCCCAAGATGAGCGGGAACTGTTTGACCGGGGGATGGAGGATATCTTGATCGACTTGGAAACCAGAATGATCAGGCATGCGCTTGACGCAGCAGAAGGCTCAAAAATGCGGGCTGCTGAACTGCTGAAGGTCAGTTTTAGATCTCTGCGTTATAAAACGAAAAAATACGAGATTGATTGA
- a CDS encoding SulP family inorganic anion transporter, with protein sequence MKAESLFPFLRWFKLITKESIKDDFVAGLTGAVIVLPQGVAFATIAGLPPEYGLYTAMITPIIAALFGSSLHLISGPTTAISIVVFSSVSRYAEAGSPEFINLALTLTFLAGVYQLAFGLARLGSLVNFVSHTVVIGFTAGAAILIATSQVKHITGIPIAKGESFLETWVALFRGISDFNMLLLLIGGATLAVSFFSKKFFPKAPNLLIGMVVGSLIAIVFNKLHLADPGTIKLVGEIPAHLPPLSSPDFSPATIKMLAPEAFAVALLGLIEAVSISRAVATKSDQRIDSNQEFIGQGLSNICGSFLSSYAGSGSFTRSGINFEAGAKTPLSAIFAAMMLMCIILLIAPLTAYLPIAAMGGVILLVAYNLIDFHHVKKVLTFSKSESAVLLTTFFATLFLELEFAIYMGVLLSLILFLARTSSPEIHSISVDNVEHDGIRKFVDMEQKPLAECSQLKILRIDRAIYFGSINHIQNRIAEVSEKEGIYNILLLATGINLIDLAGAEALIAENNRLKKMGGGLYFVNMKAAVYEFAVSSGFIRNLGPDHFFDSKSCAISEIYKKLDKNKCPTCKNKIFRECRQIFRECRS encoded by the coding sequence ATGAAGGCAGAGTCGTTGTTCCCTTTTCTCCGATGGTTTAAGCTGATAACCAAGGAGAGTATCAAAGATGATTTTGTGGCCGGCCTGACCGGTGCGGTCATTGTCTTGCCCCAAGGCGTCGCATTTGCGACCATTGCCGGTTTACCGCCGGAATATGGTTTGTATACAGCGATGATCACACCAATTATTGCCGCATTATTTGGTTCTTCGTTGCATCTTATCTCAGGGCCCACCACTGCTATTTCCATTGTGGTGTTCTCCTCAGTGAGTCGTTATGCCGAAGCAGGGAGCCCGGAATTTATTAACCTCGCTCTGACGCTTACCTTTCTTGCCGGGGTCTATCAGCTTGCCTTTGGGCTTGCCCGGCTGGGCAGTTTGGTTAATTTTGTTTCCCATACCGTGGTGATCGGGTTTACCGCCGGAGCCGCCATTTTGATTGCCACGAGCCAGGTCAAACATATCACCGGTATTCCTATCGCAAAAGGAGAATCCTTTCTTGAGACTTGGGTTGCTCTTTTTCGTGGAATAAGTGATTTTAATATGCTTCTTCTACTGATTGGAGGAGCTACCCTCGCTGTTTCATTTTTTTCAAAGAAATTTTTTCCCAAGGCACCGAATCTTCTTATCGGTATGGTTGTGGGGAGTTTGATTGCCATTGTTTTCAATAAACTTCATTTAGCTGATCCAGGTACTATCAAATTGGTTGGCGAGATACCTGCTCATCTCCCTCCGTTATCATCACCTGATTTCTCTCCTGCTACTATCAAAATGTTGGCCCCTGAGGCCTTTGCCGTTGCCCTGCTGGGTCTGATCGAAGCCGTGTCCATCAGTCGAGCCGTTGCTACCAAGTCTGATCAGCGTATCGATTCGAACCAGGAGTTCATCGGCCAAGGATTATCGAATATCTGCGGCAGCTTTTTATCCAGTTATGCCGGGTCTGGCTCCTTTACTCGTTCTGGGATTAATTTTGAGGCTGGCGCTAAAACCCCGCTTTCTGCGATATTTGCCGCAATGATGCTGATGTGTATTATTTTGCTCATCGCTCCATTGACGGCCTACCTTCCCATTGCCGCTATGGGCGGGGTTATTCTGCTGGTTGCCTATAACCTGATTGATTTTCATCATGTTAAGAAGGTACTGACATTCAGTAAGTCAGAATCCGCTGTTCTCCTGACCACCTTTTTCGCCACCCTATTTCTCGAGTTGGAGTTTGCCATCTATATGGGCGTGCTGCTTTCTCTGATTCTTTTTCTCGCCAGAACCTCAAGCCCAGAGATTCATTCAATTTCCGTTGACAATGTCGAGCATGACGGCATAAGAAAGTTTGTTGATATGGAGCAGAAGCCGCTGGCGGAATGCTCCCAGCTGAAAATCCTCAGGATCGACCGAGCCATCTATTTTGGTTCAATCAATCATATTCAGAACCGTATTGCAGAGGTATCGGAAAAGGAAGGGATATACAATATTCTGCTTCTTGCTACCGGTATTAATCTGATTGATCTGGCGGGTGCTGAGGCTTTAATTGCGGAGAATAATCGGTTAAAGAAAATGGGAGGCGGTCTGTATTTTGTCAATATGAAGGCGGCTGTGTATGAGTTTGCGGTCAGTTCTGGTTTTATCAGAAATTTAGGTCCGGATCATTTCTTTGATAGCAAAAGTTGCGCTATTTCGGAAATTTATAAAAAGTTAGATAAAAATAAATGTCCTACCTGTAAGAATAAGATATTCAGAGAGTGCCGTCAGATATTCAGGGAGTGTCGTAGCTAA